One window from the genome of Alnus glutinosa chromosome 13, dhAlnGlut1.1, whole genome shotgun sequence encodes:
- the LOC133854737 gene encoding uncharacterized protein LOC133854737: protein MGKPQKSSAGEDLHTAARSGDLNAVQSILSSNPLAINSRDKHSRTALHLAAWSGQAEVVSYLCKNKADVGAAAMDDMGAIHFAAQKGHLEVVRTLVSSGVSIKASNRKGLTPLHYAVQGSHLELVKYLVKKGASLSAKTKAGKTPLDLSSNEEIRSVLEECERSPSMKRDLNGGEKAEESDPKPSVVEEKEENTGDEASLVVPDGADGERVKRKGDQDDDEKEASSEPKKARVALGHLLNADDTQEDEENL, encoded by the exons ATGGGTAAGCCTCAGAAATCGAGCGCTGGGGAAGACCTTCACACGGCGGCTCGGTCCGGTGACCTGAATGCGGTGCAGTCTATCTTGAGCTCAAACCCTTTGGCCATCAATTCTAGAGATAAGCACTCTAGAACAGC ACTACATTTAGCTGCTTGGTCTGGGCAAGCAGAGGTGGTGAGTTATCTCTGCAAGAACAAGGCTGATGTGGGTGCCGCAGCCATGGATGACATGGGTGCAATTCACTTTGCTGCCCAAAAGGGACATTTAGAAGTCGTACGGACTCTGGTTTCATCCGGGGTCTCCATTAAAGCTTCGAACCGCAAGGGCCTGACTCCGCTGCACTATGCTGTCCAAGGATCCCACCTGGAACTAGTTAAGTACTTGGTAAAGAAAGGTGCGAGCCTTAGTGCCAAGACAAAAGCGGGGAAGACTCCCCTTGATCTTTCTAGCAATGAAGAAATTCGCTCCGTTCTGGAGGAATGCGAAAGGTCGCCGTCTATGAAAAGAGATCTGAATGGTGGAGAGAAGGCTGAAGAATCTGATCCAAAGCCGTCTGTTgtggaggaaaaagaagaaaatactgGTGATGAAGCCTCTTTGGTTGTACCTGATGGAGCAGATGGTGAAAGGGTGAAGAGGAAGGGTGATCAAGATGATGATGAGAAGGAAGCCTCATCCGAACCAAAAAAGGCTCGAGTTGCACTCGGTCACCTTCTAAATGCAGATGACACAcaggaagatgaagaaaaccTTTGA